A DNA window from Desulfurobacterium atlanticum contains the following coding sequences:
- a CDS encoding NADH:ubiquinone oxidoreductase, with the protein MAKPKIGIMYLTSCSGCQCEILNYESALLKLLDITEIKYFPIGSSANTLDEELDVLFVEGSVSTELDEKMVKKGREASKVLVAIGTCASFGGVQANNNDIPVEELLETIYGTSEMPFEITKARPLDEVVRVDYKLPGCPVEGKQFVQAAAFLLNGVKPFFPKMAVCYECKLSETECRTLQGLWCLGPITNAGCGAPCTSKGFGCQGCRGDHDDPNYMEMVEVLTERGLKGEDLVNFMKTFRGNYLKEKLKDAGVEL; encoded by the coding sequence ATGGCTAAACCTAAAATTGGAATAATGTATCTTACAAGCTGTTCAGGGTGTCAGTGTGAAATTTTAAATTATGAGTCTGCCCTTTTAAAACTTCTTGATATAACCGAGATAAAGTATTTCCCTATAGGAAGCAGTGCCAATACCCTTGATGAAGAGCTTGATGTTCTTTTTGTAGAAGGTTCTGTTTCAACAGAACTGGATGAAAAGATGGTGAAAAAAGGAAGAGAGGCGTCTAAAGTTCTTGTTGCTATCGGTACGTGTGCATCTTTTGGAGGAGTTCAAGCAAATAATAATGATATTCCTGTAGAAGAACTGCTTGAGACTATTTACGGAACGTCTGAAATGCCTTTTGAGATAACAAAGGCAAGACCTCTTGATGAGGTTGTGAGAGTTGACTATAAGCTTCCTGGCTGTCCTGTTGAAGGAAAGCAGTTTGTTCAGGCGGCAGCTTTCCTTTTAAACGGTGTAAAACCGTTTTTCCCAAAAATGGCTGTCTGTTATGAATGTAAGCTTTCAGAAACAGAGTGTAGAACTTTACAGGGATTGTGGTGTCTTGGTCCTATTACTAACGCCGGTTGTGGTGCTCCCTGCACTTCAAAAGGGTTTGGTTGTCAAGGGTGCCGTGGTGACCATGACGATCCCAATTATATGGAGATGGTTGAAGTGCTGACGGAAAGGGGATTGAAAGGTGAAGACCTTGTAAACTTTATGAAAACCTTTCGGGGTAATTATCTTAAAGAGAAATTGAAAGATGCGGGAGTTGAGTTATGA
- a CDS encoding cytochrome c3 family protein — protein MRIGRFLLTIALGVLVGGTSYAAECGGKGYTGTDSSYCLKCHKPCVTSTLAKGEPKGCVKVPASFPLADGKVTCVTCHDMVNGNQQDMFLRGNYNPNQAMSFCFNCHTKECYTKFNPHEGMWLYSGKKLRQTCAYCHGRNNTADAKKVCIGCHTKNPHPGALEHVGQSTSVKDLPSVDGKIHCITCHNPHPSTLDKHEGKLLTGLGEKVAKADFEAVLKTISFRNLEHVEFKNGPRQLMRMSTEDGKLCLECHSDILNK, from the coding sequence ATGAGGATAGGGAGATTTCTTTTAACCATTGCCCTGGGAGTGCTGGTAGGGGGAACCTCTTACGCGGCTGAGTGTGGAGGGAAAGGTTATACAGGAACTGATAGTTCTTATTGTTTAAAGTGTCATAAACCCTGTGTAACTTCCACCCTTGCCAAAGGTGAGCCTAAAGGTTGTGTTAAAGTACCTGCAAGCTTTCCGCTTGCAGATGGAAAGGTAACATGTGTAACCTGCCACGATATGGTGAATGGAAATCAGCAGGATATGTTTTTAAGGGGCAATTACAACCCAAATCAGGCGATGTCTTTCTGTTTCAATTGTCATACTAAAGAATGTTACACCAAATTTAATCCTCATGAAGGTATGTGGCTTTATTCTGGTAAGAAGCTAAGACAGACCTGTGCTTACTGTCACGGCAGGAACAATACTGCTGATGCTAAAAAGGTTTGTATAGGATGCCATACTAAAAATCCTCACCCTGGAGCTCTTGAGCACGTTGGACAGTCAACTTCTGTTAAAGACTTACCATCAGTTGATGGAAAAATTCACTGTATAACCTGTCATAATCCTCACCCATCAACTCTTGATAAACATGAAGGAAAGCTTTTAACTGGTCTTGGTGAGAAAGTGGCAAAAGCTGACTTTGAAGCTGTTTTAAAAACTATTTCCTTTAGAAATCTTGAACATGTTGAGTTTAAAAACGGACCCCGTCAGTTGATGAGAATGTCAACAGAAGATGGAAAGCTCTGTCTTGAGTGTCACAGCGATATTCTTAACAAATAA
- a CDS encoding 4Fe-4S dicluster domain-containing protein, which translates to MEFQLETAKILPKENLGRFLESLKSFGRLIAPVKKEQKFVFSKIDDVSVVETDYVRTILPPKKFILGYLRERFEYSPDSMEFTETFTSQPQIIFGLHSCDLHGIAILDAVYLKGENPDPRYLAARKETVLIGISCIPDEDCFCISTGTAFPDGTSWDLFFTDIGDSYFVSIGSVKGDEIVHSFEELFKDISKKELSLYKKVTAEKKYMFKERDVPDLERISQVIELEFDSEIWDEEAKRCFSCGTCTNTCPTCFCYTSVDVPSLDGSLVKRVEFITSCQYPYYSLVAGGHRFHENLKERFRNRYYHKYVGYPYQIERFGCVGCGRCQHECPAGIRIVDTLKKLRGAGDEEESGKVTDNIHSA; encoded by the coding sequence ATGGAATTCCAGTTAGAGACCGCAAAAATTCTTCCTAAGGAAAATTTAGGCAGATTTCTTGAAAGCTTAAAAAGTTTTGGTAGATTGATTGCTCCAGTTAAAAAGGAACAAAAGTTTGTCTTTTCAAAGATTGATGATGTTTCTGTAGTTGAAACAGACTATGTTAGAACAATTCTTCCTCCAAAAAAGTTTATTCTTGGCTATTTAAGAGAAAGATTTGAATACTCTCCAGATAGTATGGAGTTTACTGAAACTTTCACTTCTCAACCTCAGATTATTTTTGGATTGCATTCCTGCGATCTTCATGGAATAGCGATTCTTGATGCAGTTTATTTAAAGGGAGAAAATCCTGATCCTCGCTATCTTGCTGCAAGAAAGGAAACGGTGCTTATAGGTATTTCTTGTATTCCTGATGAGGATTGTTTCTGTATTTCAACAGGAACAGCTTTTCCAGATGGAACAAGCTGGGACCTGTTTTTTACCGATATAGGGGATAGTTATTTTGTTTCTATCGGTAGCGTAAAGGGAGATGAGATAGTTCACTCTTTTGAAGAACTTTTTAAGGATATTTCAAAAAAGGAACTTTCACTTTATAAAAAGGTGACTGCTGAAAAGAAGTATATGTTTAAAGAGAGGGATGTTCCAGATCTTGAAAGGATTTCTCAGGTTATTGAGCTTGAGTTTGATTCTGAAATCTGGGATGAAGAGGCAAAGCGATGTTTTAGCTGTGGAACCTGTACCAACACCTGTCCAACGTGTTTTTGTTATACAAGTGTTGATGTTCCTTCACTTGACGGCTCGCTTGTGAAAAGGGTTGAATTTATTACCTCATGTCAGTATCCCTATTACTCTCTTGTTGCCGGTGGCCACAGATTCCATGAGAATCTTAAAGAGAGATTTAGAAACCGTTATTACCATAAGTATGTGGGGTATCCCTATCAGATAGAGCGTTTCGGCTGTGTTGGATGTGGTAGGTGCCAGCATGAATGCCCTGCAGGTATAAGAATTGTTGATACTCTTAAAAAACTGAGAGGAGCGGGAGATGAAGAAGAGTCTGGAAAAGTTACTGACAATATCCACAGTGCATGA
- the bioB gene encoding biotin synthase BioB: protein MINIREFLLLSLENVLEQFSEIYNIKKIFSGKKIETCAIVNAKSGKCVSDCKFCAQSLKSSVKIKVYPLLTEEKLFSAAEEAFSEGINRFSFVCSGVRVSKEDVEKIASVVEKLKSNYKSKKICVSLGQIDKDSLKLLKLSGVDRYHHNLETSKEFYPSVSTVQNWEDRYKTVALAKEVGFSVCSGGIFGLGETVNDVVSLFKSLRELEVDSIPLNFLHPIKGTAFENNKFLTPLKALKIVFAARVFFKDKVIRICGGREYNFRELQPFAISVVDGLMVGNYLTTKGRTLDTDKQLLEDLGFKAFSDDCLIQ from the coding sequence ATGATAAATATTAGAGAATTTTTACTATTGTCTCTGGAAAATGTTTTAGAGCAATTTTCTGAGATTTATAACATTAAGAAGATCTTTTCTGGAAAGAAGATTGAGACGTGCGCGATTGTGAATGCTAAAAGTGGGAAATGTGTCTCTGATTGTAAATTCTGTGCCCAGTCTTTAAAATCAAGTGTGAAAATTAAAGTATATCCGTTGCTGACAGAAGAAAAACTTTTTTCAGCAGCAGAGGAAGCTTTTTCGGAAGGAATAAATAGATTCAGCTTTGTTTGCAGTGGTGTTAGAGTTTCAAAGGAGGATGTGGAGAAGATAGCTTCTGTGGTTGAGAAATTGAAAAGCAACTATAAAAGCAAAAAGATATGTGTTTCCCTTGGTCAGATAGATAAAGATAGTTTGAAACTTTTGAAACTGTCAGGAGTTGATAGATATCATCATAATCTTGAAACTTCAAAAGAGTTTTATCCCTCTGTTTCAACTGTTCAAAACTGGGAGGATAGATATAAAACTGTGGCTTTAGCCAAAGAGGTGGGGTTTTCTGTTTGTAGTGGAGGGATTTTTGGGCTTGGTGAGACTGTTAATGATGTTGTTTCTTTATTTAAGTCTCTTAGAGAGCTTGAAGTTGATTCTATTCCGTTGAATTTTCTTCATCCCATAAAAGGAACTGCGTTTGAAAACAATAAATTTTTAACTCCTTTAAAAGCACTTAAAATAGTTTTTGCTGCAAGAGTTTTCTTTAAAGATAAGGTTATCAGGATTTGTGGTGGAAGAGAGTACAATTTTAGGGAATTACAACCTTTTGCTATTTCTGTTGTTGATGGGCTGATGGTGGGGAACTATTTAACTACTAAAGGAAGAACGCTTGATACTGACAAACAACTTTTGGAAGATCTTGGTTTTAAGGCATTTTCTGATGATTGTTTAATACAATAA
- a CDS encoding FAD/NAD(P)-binding protein: protein MKKSLEKLLTISTVHDPFKPQKVRIADIEELAPGHKRFSFVFLNDELNETWSFKPGQFVMLTVPKAGEIPISICSSPTRKGTVELTVRNVGRKTSVLHQMSCGDVLGLRGPYGNSFPVDLMEGHNVLIIAGGLGMAPLRSLVWYVLDKRERYKEIYLLYGTRNYESVLYKEELKRLKERDDIKCLFILDRLETEEDRSWTDREGLITSLIPEVDLDPADTYVAVCGPPVAYKFIGAELIRNGYQESKVFVSLERKMECGVGKCGHCQVGYKFTCVDGPIFPLWDTKNLPKMI from the coding sequence ATGAAGAAGAGTCTGGAAAAGTTACTGACAATATCCACAGTGCATGATCCCTTTAAACCGCAAAAAGTCAGAATTGCGGATATTGAGGAGCTTGCTCCTGGCCATAAGAGGTTTTCCTTTGTTTTCCTTAATGATGAGCTTAACGAGACCTGGAGTTTTAAACCAGGACAGTTTGTAATGTTAACCGTGCCTAAAGCCGGGGAGATTCCTATATCTATCTGTTCCTCTCCTACAAGGAAGGGAACGGTTGAATTAACAGTCAGGAATGTTGGAAGAAAAACCAGCGTTCTTCATCAGATGAGTTGTGGAGATGTGCTGGGTTTGAGGGGACCTTACGGAAATTCGTTTCCAGTTGATTTGATGGAAGGGCATAATGTTTTAATTATAGCTGGTGGTCTTGGAATGGCTCCCCTTCGTTCTCTTGTCTGGTATGTTCTTGATAAAAGAGAGAGGTATAAAGAGATATACCTGCTTTACGGAACAAGGAATTATGAATCTGTGCTTTATAAAGAGGAACTTAAAAGATTGAAAGAGCGGGATGATATTAAGTGTCTTTTCATACTTGACCGATTGGAAACAGAGGAGGATAGAAGCTGGACAGATAGAGAAGGATTAATTACCTCTTTAATTCCTGAAGTTGACCTTGATCCTGCAGATACTTATGTGGCTGTTTGCGGTCCTCCCGTTGCCTACAAATTTATAGGGGCTGAACTGATAAGGAACGGTTATCAGGAGAGTAAGGTTTTTGTTTCTCTTGAAAGGAAGATGGAGTGTGGAGTTGGCAAGTGTGGTCACTGTCAGGTTGGTTATAAGTTTACATGTGTTGACGGGCCTATCTTTCCGCTGTGGGATACAAAAAATCTTCCAAAAATGATTTAG
- the secF gene encoding protein translocase subunit SecF encodes MEKQFDFIGKRYIAYLISILLIVGSWGYGLYKGPKFGIDFTGGVLVQIKIDENVSTEKIRQVFKNSEIAKGLTVQKIKGSNEFILKVPAEKDPNKLVEELKLQLKKVFKDGVHILRIEMIGPAIGKELREKGLLAVVYSMIAILIYVAWRFEPVFAVTSVLALLHDSLITVGMLMATGREFNLPVVAAVLTIIGYSINDTIVVFDRIRENMKKYKNSKPFEELVNESINQTLSRTVITALTTFFVVLCLFLFGGSTINNFSFALLVGIVVGTYSSIFIASSLVVDWYRIRHKG; translated from the coding sequence ATGGAAAAACAGTTTGATTTTATAGGCAAAAGGTATATTGCTTATTTGATTTCTATTCTCTTGATTGTTGGCTCCTGGGGGTATGGCCTTTATAAAGGACCAAAATTTGGAATAGATTTTACCGGTGGTGTTCTTGTCCAGATTAAAATTGATGAGAATGTTAGCACAGAAAAGATCAGGCAGGTTTTCAAAAATAGTGAAATAGCTAAAGGTTTAACGGTTCAGAAAATAAAAGGGAGTAATGAATTTATTTTAAAAGTTCCAGCTGAAAAAGATCCAAATAAGCTTGTGGAAGAGTTGAAGTTACAATTGAAGAAAGTTTTTAAAGATGGAGTTCATATTTTACGTATTGAAATGATAGGTCCTGCCATAGGAAAGGAGTTGAGGGAAAAGGGTTTGCTTGCGGTAGTTTATTCCATGATAGCTATTCTTATCTATGTTGCATGGCGGTTTGAGCCTGTATTTGCAGTGACTTCTGTTCTTGCGCTTCTTCATGATTCTCTTATAACTGTTGGTATGTTAATGGCTACCGGAAGGGAGTTCAACCTTCCCGTTGTTGCTGCTGTTTTAACGATAATTGGTTATTCTATCAATGATACTATTGTGGTGTTTGATAGGATTCGGGAAAATATGAAAAAGTATAAAAACTCAAAGCCGTTTGAGGAACTTGTTAATGAAAGTATTAATCAGACACTTTCAAGAACGGTTATTACAGCTTTGACAACTTTTTTTGTTGTTCTCTGTCTATTTCTCTTTGGAGGTAGTACCATAAATAACTTTTCCTTTGCCCTGCTTGTGGGAATTGTTGTAGGAACATACTCTTCCATCTTTATAGCAAGTTCTCTTGTTGTGGATTGGTACAGGATAAGACATAAAGGATGA
- a CDS encoding GTP-binding protein produces MPLINFATKEINCKIVYYGPGLSGKTANIKWIYDHIRPESRGELITLATETERTLFFDFVPIEVANVKGFKVRFHLYTTPGQIIYKVSRKLILKGVDGIVFVADSQEERHDANLDTLDDMLANMEELGIRFEDTPLVFQYNKRDLPNILPVEVLRRDLNRWNCPDFEAIAIKGVGVIETFKEITKLVVQKLRK; encoded by the coding sequence ATGCCGCTGATAAATTTTGCTACTAAAGAGATAAACTGCAAAATAGTTTATTATGGTCCTGGGTTAAGCGGTAAAACTGCCAATATAAAGTGGATATACGATCATATAAGACCAGAAAGTAGAGGGGAGCTTATAACTCTTGCCACTGAAACAGAAAGAACCCTCTTCTTTGATTTTGTTCCTATTGAAGTTGCCAATGTTAAGGGATTTAAAGTCAGGTTTCATCTTTATACTACTCCCGGTCAAATTATTTATAAGGTCAGCAGAAAGCTTATTCTTAAAGGCGTTGATGGAATCGTTTTTGTTGCTGATTCTCAGGAAGAGAGGCACGATGCCAATCTTGATACTCTTGATGATATGCTTGCCAATATGGAGGAGCTTGGAATAAGATTTGAAGATACTCCTTTAGTTTTTCAATATAATAAGCGGGATTTGCCCAATATTTTACCTGTTGAAGTTCTTAGAAGAGATTTAAATAGGTGGAACTGTCCTGACTTTGAGGCTATAGCTATTAAAGGTGTTGGTGTTATAGAGACTTTTAAAGAAATAACAAAACTGGTTGTCCAGAAACTAAGAAAATGA
- the secD gene encoding protein translocase subunit SecD: MKSLKWRLLVVLSVFFAALYVSFTKKVNLGLDLQGGTHLVLQVDVEKALENEVSTYMREITSLLREKKIPVLDVKRKGTFITVEILDSDRLSSAVKLIKDEYGKVFDIKVRGTSLLLSLKDSYKLKEEDRLCNQALETIRNRIDQLGVAEPVIVRSGKDRIIVELPGIKNPDRAKKILGKVAKLEFKQVIDVAPTKEELIRKAGGKIPDDEEILVQEIKKNGKVVNKIYYLVKKEPILTGAYLKDAYPGVDQYNMPAVNFEFKSQGAKIFKEYTASHIGTRLAIVLDGKVQSAPVIQSQIGEKGQITGQFTYQEAKDLAIVLRAGALPAPVKIIEETTIGPSLGKESIEKGIKSAVAGLIIVMIFMAIYYRLSGVIADIALLMNVVLLWALLALLGATLTLPGIAGYILTIGMSVDANVIIFERIKEELKKGRSLISAIEIGFSAAWGTILDANITTLVSAAVLFQFGTGPIKGFAITLSLGILCSMFTAVFVTKVLLDLIIRYKRELFSI; encoded by the coding sequence ATGAAAAGTTTGAAATGGCGATTGTTAGTTGTTCTTTCTGTTTTTTTTGCAGCCCTTTATGTATCTTTTACAAAAAAAGTTAACCTCGGTCTTGACCTTCAGGGTGGAACCCATCTTGTGCTTCAGGTTGATGTTGAGAAAGCACTTGAGAATGAAGTTTCAACCTATATGAGAGAGATAACCTCTCTTTTAAGAGAGAAAAAAATTCCTGTTCTTGACGTTAAAAGGAAAGGGACTTTCATTACTGTAGAAATTCTTGATAGTGATAGACTTTCTTCTGCTGTTAAATTGATAAAGGATGAGTATGGAAAGGTTTTTGATATAAAAGTTAGAGGAACTTCGCTTTTACTTTCTTTAAAAGATTCCTACAAACTAAAAGAGGAAGACAGATTATGTAATCAGGCTCTTGAAACCATAAGAAACAGAATAGACCAGCTTGGAGTGGCAGAGCCTGTTATTGTGAGAAGCGGAAAGGACCGAATAATAGTTGAACTTCCTGGAATCAAAAATCCAGATAGGGCGAAAAAAATTCTCGGGAAAGTGGCAAAGCTTGAATTTAAGCAGGTTATAGATGTTGCTCCTACAAAAGAAGAGCTTATAAGAAAAGCGGGTGGAAAAATACCTGATGATGAAGAAATCCTGGTTCAGGAGATAAAGAAAAACGGAAAAGTGGTTAATAAGATATACTACCTGGTCAAGAAAGAACCGATTCTCACAGGTGCTTACCTTAAAGATGCATATCCGGGCGTTGACCAGTACAATATGCCGGCTGTGAATTTTGAGTTTAAGTCTCAGGGAGCAAAAATTTTTAAAGAATATACTGCTTCTCACATAGGGACAAGACTTGCGATAGTGCTTGATGGAAAAGTTCAATCAGCTCCTGTTATTCAATCTCAGATTGGAGAAAAAGGTCAGATAACAGGACAATTTACCTATCAAGAAGCAAAAGATCTTGCGATAGTTTTAAGAGCTGGTGCTCTTCCTGCCCCTGTGAAGATAATAGAAGAGACAACTATAGGACCTTCTCTTGGTAAGGAATCTATAGAGAAAGGTATAAAGTCTGCGGTAGCCGGTCTTATTATTGTGATGATTTTTATGGCTATCTATTACAGGCTTTCTGGGGTTATTGCTGATATAGCTCTTCTGATGAATGTTGTTTTGCTCTGGGCGCTTCTTGCGCTTCTTGGTGCAACTCTAACTCTTCCGGGAATAGCAGGGTACATTCTTACTATTGGGATGTCTGTGGATGCCAATGTTATCATTTTTGAAAGGATAAAGGAGGAGCTTAAGAAAGGGCGTTCTCTCATATCTGCGATAGAGATTGGTTTTTCTGCAGCGTGGGGAACAATTCTTGATGCCAATATAACCACCCTTGTATCTGCGGCTGTTCTGTTTCAGTTTGGTACAGGTCCGATTAAAGGTTTTGCTATTACACTTTCCCTTGGTATTTTATGCAGTATGTTTACTGCAGTTTTTGTTACAAAGGTTCTTCTTGACCTGATTATCAGGTATAAAAGGGAACTATTCAGTATTTAA
- the nfi gene encoding deoxyribonuclease V (cleaves DNA at apurinic or apyrimidinic sites), whose product MFNFKKAAVAQQILRKKVQVKPLETSINYVAGCDLTFLNPFKTPTVGIAAFTLFKYPELDLIEKVWISGEVEIPYVPGFLAFREIPLLVRAFNKLSTKPDIVIVDGHGIAHPRRMGVASHFGVVTGTPTIGCAKKPLYGNFSPPENRKGAFSFIFDEEGKRIGAVLRTKVNVKPVYVSPGHLIDVEGGLHLVYNCVKSYRLPEPTRISHNFLKGIRKQLMKNNKK is encoded by the coding sequence ATGTTTAATTTTAAAAAAGCAGCGGTTGCTCAGCAGATTTTAAGGAAAAAAGTTCAGGTTAAACCACTTGAAACTTCTATAAATTATGTTGCCGGATGCGATTTGACATTTTTAAATCCTTTTAAAACACCAACGGTAGGGATAGCTGCTTTTACACTTTTTAAGTATCCTGAGCTTGATCTTATTGAAAAGGTGTGGATTTCTGGAGAGGTGGAAATTCCTTATGTTCCAGGTTTTCTTGCTTTTAGAGAGATTCCACTTTTAGTGCGAGCTTTCAACAAGCTTTCTACAAAACCTGATATTGTAATTGTGGATGGGCACGGTATTGCCCATCCACGGAGAATGGGAGTGGCTTCCCATTTTGGAGTTGTTACGGGAACACCTACGATAGGCTGTGCTAAAAAGCCTTTATATGGGAACTTTTCTCCTCCTGAAAACAGGAAAGGGGCATTTTCATTTATTTTTGATGAAGAAGGAAAGCGGATAGGAGCGGTTTTGAGAACCAAAGTAAATGTTAAGCCTGTTTATGTTTCTCCCGGCCATCTTATAGATGTTGAGGGTGGTTTGCATCTTGTTTATAACTGTGTGAAATCTTATCGGCTGCCAGAACCTACCAGGATTTCCCACAACTTTTTAAAAGGGATAAGAAAACAACTAATGAAAAATAACAAAAAATAA
- a CDS encoding LptF/LptG family permease, which translates to MVKILDGYIFNRVFIYFSLSFLVLMVIFLLVDFVSHVDLVAKGKLVDVLLLVFSRIPVYSIRMLPIATLIGVMVAISELSSTNELVVIKSLGISIYRISVPIFIFASLVVLAGLLITEFFVPKGAALENFMYEKLGKRNKVFYLVTPEVWIKKGNTFFSVRNFDPVKGCGEYFSLIKIGEDFRPFYREDALNIRYEKDGNWKLENVYERDLLREKTLFKKEKVENLGITVKDLTSFFINPSTMELFSLFKLIHHLKLLGYNTTTYEMEFYSRISMPFIVFVVALIGIPLGAFNPRNQKGYTAVVAVGFIVSMWVTVSFFNNLGKTGFLPPVYAAFASHFIFLSIGLILFSRSHS; encoded by the coding sequence GTGGTAAAAATCCTGGATGGATATATTTTTAATAGAGTTTTTATCTATTTTTCCCTTTCATTTCTTGTGTTGATGGTTATCTTTCTCCTTGTTGATTTTGTTTCTCATGTGGATTTAGTAGCAAAAGGGAAACTTGTTGATGTTCTGCTACTGGTTTTTTCCCGTATTCCTGTTTATTCAATCAGGATGCTTCCTATAGCTACTCTTATCGGAGTTATGGTAGCAATAAGTGAGCTTTCCTCAACAAATGAGCTTGTTGTAATAAAATCTTTAGGAATAAGCATCTATCGGATTTCTGTTCCCATTTTTATCTTTGCTTCTCTTGTTGTTCTGGCAGGTTTACTTATTACAGAATTCTTTGTTCCAAAAGGTGCTGCCCTGGAAAATTTTATGTATGAAAAACTTGGGAAAAGAAATAAAGTTTTTTATCTTGTAACTCCTGAGGTATGGATTAAAAAGGGAAATACTTTCTTTTCTGTTAGAAATTTTGATCCTGTTAAAGGTTGTGGGGAATATTTTTCTTTAATAAAAATCGGAGAAGATTTTAGACCTTTTTATAGAGAGGATGCACTTAATATTAGGTATGAAAAAGATGGTAACTGGAAACTTGAGAATGTTTATGAGAGAGATTTATTAAGAGAGAAAACCTTATTTAAAAAGGAAAAAGTGGAAAATCTTGGCATTACTGTTAAAGATCTAACCAGTTTTTTTATAAATCCTTCTACAATGGAGCTGTTTTCACTGTTTAAACTGATTCATCATTTAAAACTTCTTGGTTATAACACTACAACTTATGAGATGGAGTTTTACAGTAGAATTTCTATGCCTTTTATTGTTTTTGTTGTGGCGTTGATAGGTATTCCTCTTGGAGCTTTTAATCCGAGAAACCAGAAAGGTTATACTGCAGTTGTTGCTGTAGGGTTTATTGTTTCTATGTGGGTAACAGTGTCATTTTTTAATAATTTGGGTAAAACAGGTTTTCTTCCTCCTGTTTATGCAGCTTTTGCTTCTCATTTTATTTTCCTTTCAATTGGTCTTATTTTGTTTTCGCGGAGCCATTCTTAA
- a CDS encoding LptF/LptG family permease codes for MKVLHRYILSEIIRYFFLFIAVFILIMLMNKASFIAKTVLGYGVSFSSLFSVLVKTIPSFFEFLIPMSLVFAVLVTFFLLSGRNEIVAVKSCGISVKELAKPVIVFSIVLTIFNFFSVMYLVPESNVAMKREIQELVRKKLSLGIIPGKFISNFPGVTFYAESVYPSKGILKNFMVSVVKKDEQATIFAKYGRVRMTNGTVFLDIDTGIAHFLNWKRPENLKILEFKTYTLVVYKFASQEKFEASKYKTLNELFKRWNLKDRLEFFKRLTLAVSPVIMGLFAFSIAVVIPRGSIGTGILVGLIVIVSYYVFFTFLRKAAQFSGFVFLPVFVDIVYFSVGLIFYKKAINENYFNMGIGRW; via the coding sequence ATGAAAGTTTTACACAGGTATATTTTATCGGAGATTATAAGGTATTTCTTTCTGTTTATAGCAGTATTTATACTTATAATGTTGATGAATAAAGCTTCTTTTATTGCTAAAACGGTTCTTGGGTACGGTGTTTCTTTTTCTTCCCTGTTTTCAGTTTTGGTTAAAACTATTCCTTCGTTTTTTGAGTTTCTTATTCCGATGTCCCTTGTTTTTGCTGTTCTTGTGACCTTTTTTCTTCTTTCAGGTAGAAATGAGATTGTTGCTGTTAAGTCCTGCGGGATAAGTGTAAAAGAGCTTGCAAAACCTGTAATAGTGTTTTCTATTGTGTTGACAATTTTTAATTTTTTCTCTGTGATGTATCTTGTGCCTGAAAGTAATGTTGCTATGAAAAGAGAGATTCAGGAACTTGTAAGAAAAAAACTTTCTCTTGGAATAATTCCGGGAAAGTTTATATCAAATTTTCCCGGAGTTACATTTTATGCGGAAAGTGTTTATCCAAGTAAGGGTATATTAAAAAACTTTATGGTTTCGGTAGTAAAAAAGGATGAACAGGCTACAATTTTTGCAAAATATGGAAGAGTAAGAATGACTAACGGGACAGTATTCCTTGACATAGATACGGGAATTGCTCACTTTCTTAACTGGAAAAGGCCAGAAAATCTTAAAATTTTAGAATTTAAGACCTATACGCTTGTTGTTTATAAATTTGCCTCTCAAGAAAAGTTTGAAGCCTCAAAGTACAAAACGCTTAATGAACTTTTTAAGAGATGGAATTTGAAGGATAGGCTTGAGTTTTTTAAGCGTTTAACCCTTGCCGTTTCCCCAGTTATAATGGGATTGTTTGCGTTCAGCATAGCTGTTGTGATTCCGAGGGGGTCTATAGGAACAGGGATTCTCGTTGGGCTTATTGTTATTGTTAGTTATTATGTGTTTTTTACGTTTTTAAGGAAAGCTGCTCAGTTTTCAGGATTTGTTTTTCTTCCTGTTTTTGTTGATATAGTGTACTTCTCTGTTGGTTTAATATTTTACAAGAAAGCAATAAACGAAAATTATTTTAATATGGGGATTGGTAGGTGGTAA